The proteins below come from a single Cottoperca gobio chromosome 11, fCotGob3.1, whole genome shotgun sequence genomic window:
- the LOC115016155 gene encoding inactive phospholipase C-like protein 2, translating to MAEFGENNSAVGSQIAGWKAASGGAGMSLETPVSNGNCSVSDTVKRVQHESSCESPTWESAGSDSAPKPIPRRSSLIKDGSRAGRDRKKTVSFSSSLSEKKISSAADCIHSMVEGIELKKIRTNSRVYQRYYLLDAGLQALCWEPSKKESDKARISLASIREVRTGRNTETFRTSGVYEQISEDCAFSIIYGEMYESLDLVANSAEVANIWVTGLRYLMQYGKHALDMLASSQDSLRLGWLEQMFSSAADSDGQEDIEEGIRLQLAVKLIRSVNPGVGGGKVEHRFKELQRVRDRMCGPTLDNESGVKDHGENKRLIGRNEQVTKEEFIEVFHDFCTRPEIYFLLVQFSSNKEFLDTKDLMRFLEAEQGMAQVSEETSLKLMQSHEPSEEGRQQGYLSLDGFTSYLTSAECQLFDREHDAVCQDMSQPLSHYYISSSHNTYLIEDQFRGPSDISGYIRALKMGCRCVEVDVWDGPNEEPLVCTGRTLSPPLALQYVIEAIGRFAFVASQYPLIICIENHCSLQQQKVMWQHLMRILGERLYTDLPYDGESYLPSPHALRHRILLKGKNLGPLPDGEDGEVSEEDEGAEMIQRMKAANSAGPAPGGIEKDMVQKSVSFTAVTQSNPVQLLPKRFQLLKELSDLVSLCRSTRFIDFLTSSKSQNPWELCSFHESLAVRLAGESPGDFVNHNKRFLSRVYPSPMRIDSSNMNPQDLWKCGCQIVSMNFQTAGLMMDLNTAWFRQNGSCGYVLRPAIMRQEVSYFSGDTRETVPGVPPQLLHVKVISGQNLPKPKGSSAKGDVVDPYVYVEIHGIPADCTERRTRTVTQNGDNPVFDESFEFQINLPELAMVRFMVLDDDFIGDEFIGQYTIPLECLQPGYRHVPIQSLTGEELPHAKLFVHVALTNRRGGGKPHKRGLSVRKARKGRDYTALRDLDVRAVDEVFKMAAPPLREATDLRENMQNSVAVFRELCGVSAVANLMQCVLALGSRVSGPDGAPLLLFDLRNHYPTLEPQGPLPDVLRRVVSTYEMMVQASRAVIELSDGIYDRILHIQTMAMEFHEKLQSLAEKEGLRGRKVSRALESFCWNITILKGQTDLLKRAKAEVQDNMKQVHDAALTGNLTKESLGLRRVRSQTRRGQDD from the exons ATGGCTGAATTTGGAGAGAACAACAGCGCCGTCGGCTCACAGATTGCCGGCTGGAAAGCTGCGTCAGGAGGCGCCGGAATGAGCCTGGAGACGCCGGTGTCAAACGGAAACTGCAGTGTGTCAGACACCGTGAAGAGGGTCCAACACGAATCCAGCTGCGAGTCCCCGACGTGGGAGAGCGCGGGTTCAGATTCAGCCCCCAAACCAATCCCTCGACGTAGCAGTCTGATCAAG GATGGGTCACGTGCCGGTCGGGACAGGAAGAAGACGGTGTCCTTCAGCAGCAGCCTGTCGGAGAAGAAGATCAGCAGTGCTGCAGACTGTATCCACTCCATG GTTGAGGGGATTGAGCTGAAGAAAATCCGAACCAACTCACGTGTTTACCAGCGTTACTACCTGCTGGACGCCGGCCTCCAGGCTCTATGTTGGGAGCCGTCCAAGAAGGAGTCCGACAAAGCACGCATCTCTCTGGCCTCCATACGAGAG GTACGGACAGGCCGTAACACAGAAACCTTCCGCACCAGTGGAGTTTATGAGCAGATTTCAGAGGACTGTGCGTTCTCCATCATCTATGGAGAGATGTATGAAAGCTTGGACCTGGTGGCCAACTCTGCTGAAGTGGCTAACATTTGGGTTACTGGCCTGAG GTATCTGATGCAGTATGGGAAACACGCCCTGGACATGCTCGCCAGCAGTCAGGACAGCCTTCGCCTTGGCTGGCTGGAGCAGATgttctcctctgctgctgattCGGACGGACAGGAAGACATCGAGGAAGGGATCCGCTTGCAGTTGGCCGTTAAATTGATACGGAGCGTGAATCCTGGGGTGGGAGGCGGCAAAGTGGAGCACAGGTTTAAAGAGCTCCAAAGAGTTAGGGACAGGATGTGTGGGCCTACTCTAGATAATGAATCTGGAGTTAAAGATCACGGCGAAAACAAAAGACTAATAGGAAGAAATGAGCAAGTCACCAAGGAGGAGTTCATCGAGGTCTTCCATGACTTTTGCACACGTCCGGAGATCTACTTTCTGTTGGTGCAGTTCTCTAGCAACAAGGAGTTCCTGGACACCAAAGACCTGATGAGGTTCCTCGAGGCTGAGCAAGGCATGGCTCAA GTGAGTGAGGAGACCAGCCTGAAGCTCATGCAGTCCCACGAGCCATCGGAGGAAGGTCGGCAGCAGGGATACTTGTCACTGGATGGCTTCACCAGCTACCTCACGTCGGCAGAGTGCCAACTCTTCGACAGGGAGCACGACGCCGTGTGCCAGGACATGTCCCAGCCTCTGTCCCACTACTACATCAGCTCCTCCCACAACACCTACCTCATCGAGGACCAGTTTCGAGGTCCGTCCGACATCTCCGGCTACATCCGCGCACTCAAGATGGGCTGTCGATGCGTGGAGGTGGACGTTTGGGACGGTCCCAACGAGGAGCCGTTGGTTTGTACTGGACGCACACTCTCCCCACCACTGGCCCTGCAATATGTGATAGAAGCAATTGGAAGGTTTGCATTTGTGGCGTCGCAGTACCCTTTAATTATATGCATTGAGAACCACTGTTCGCTTCAACAACAGAAAGTGATGTGGCAACATCTCATGAGGATACTCGGGGAGAGGTTATACACAGATCTCCCTTACGATGGGGAGTCATACCTACCATCGCCCCATGCTCTAAGGCATCGAATTCTACTAAAGGGTAAAAACTTGGGGCCACTTCCTGATGGGGAGGACGGCGAGGTAAGTGAGGAGGATGAAGGGGCAGAGATGATTCAAAGGATGAAAGCGGCTAACAGCGCAGGGCCAGCGCCTGGAGGAATTGAGAAGGACATGGTGCAGAAAAGTGTCTCTTTCACAGCTGTCACTCAGTCCAATCCCGTTCAACTTCTTCCCAAACGTTTCCAACTCTTGAAGGAGCTCTCTGATCTCGTGTCTCTTTGCCGCTCAACCCGCTTCATTGACTTCCTGACATCATCCAAAAGCCAAAACCCTTGGGAACTCTGTTCCTTTCATGAGTCTCTGGCCGTGCGTCTCGCTGGCGAGAGCCCTGGCGACTTTGTCAATCACAACAAGCGTTTCCTGTCGCGGGTGTACCCCAGCCCCATGCGTATCGACTCGAGCAACATGAACCCTCAGGACTTGTGGAAGTGCGGTTGCCAGATTGTGTCTATGAACTTTCAGACGGCAGGACTGATGATGGACCTGAACACGGCGTGGTTCAGGCAGAATGGGAGCTGCGGTTACGTCCTGCGGCCAGCCATCATGCGGCAGGAGGTGTCTTATTTTAGTGGCGACACCAGAGAGACGGTGCCTGGTGTTCCTCCACAGCTGCTCCATGTGAAG GTGATAAGCGGTCAGAACCTGCCCAAGCCGAAGGGCTCGAGTGCCAAAGGAGACGTGGTGGACCCCTACGTGTACGTTGAGATCCACGGCATCCCAGCTGACTGCACAGAGCGCCGCACCAGGACGGTGACACAGAACGGGGACAACCCCGTCTTCGATGAGAGCTTTGAGTTTCAGATCAACCTGCCGGAGCTCGCCATGGTTCGCTTTATGGTGCTGGATGACGACTTCATAGGGGATGAGTTCATAG GTCAGTACACCATTCCTCTGGAGTGTCTTCAACCGGGTTACCGACATGTGCCCATCCAGTCTCTGACAGGGGAGGAGCTTCCCCACGCCAAGCTGTTTGTCCATGTGGCCCTCACCAATcggagaggagggggaaagCCTCACAAGAGGGGGCTGAGTGTGCGGAAGGCCCGCAAGGGGAGAGACTACACCGCTCTGAGGGACTTGGATGTGCGGGCTGTGGACGAGGTTTTCAAGATGGCTGCTCCTCCGCTCAGAGAAGCCACTGACCTGAGGGAAAATATGCAG AACTCAGTAGCAGTGTTCAGGGAGCTGTGCGGGGTGTCTGCGGTGGCCAACCTCATGCAGTGTGTGCTCGCTCTGGGCTCCAGGGTGTCAGGACCGGACGGGGCGCCTTTACTACTGTTTGACCTCCGGAACCACTACCCCACACTGGAGCCCCAGGGGCCCCTGCCCGACGTGCTTCGCCGGGTCGTCTCCACCTATGAAATG ATGGTTCAGGCGAGCAGAGCAGTGATCGAGCTCTCTGATGGAATCTACGACAGGATCCTGCATATACAGACAATGG CCATGGAGTTTCATGAGAAGCTGCAGAGTCTGGCGGAGAAGGAGGGGCTGAGGGGTCGCAAGGTCAGTCGAGCGCTGGAGAGTTTCTGCTGGAACATCACCATCCTTAAG GGCCAGACTGACCTGCTGAAGCGCGCCAAAGCTGAAGTCCAGGACAACATGAAGCAGGTCCACGATGCTGCTTTGACTGGAAACCTCACCAAGGAGAGCCTAGGGTTGAGAAGAGTCCGCTCCCAAACACGACGAGGCCAGGATGACTAA